CTGGTGTTCCAACCCCGGCGCGACGAGGTGCGTGAACTTCAGTGGCTCCTTGAACGCTTTGAGTGCGCTCTCGATGTTGTCGGCGGCCTTCTTCTGCGGGTCTTTCTCGCCACTGTAGGCAACAATCGGCACGTTGAACGCATTTTCCGCGTAATCAACCGCATCGTAGATGTGAAGGCACTTCTCCTGGTAGTCTGGCAGTTGCTTCGGCAGATTCGCGATGTAGCCGCGGGTCGTCGTAAATCCCGCTCCGGGACCGATGGCGGCGAACATGAATGGGTGGTGAAGCCCCATGTGCCAGGCGCCGGCCCCGCCCATTGAAAAGCCGCGGAGGACGACACGAGATGGGTCGAGAGGAGAGTTCCCCAGCTTTTCCTCGAATCTGAAGAACGCGCGGACCGCGCTCATAACATCGGATTCCCCGGCCCACCGGTAAGCGTTATTACCGCGGCCGTACACCTCAACGATTACGCGATCCAAATCTTTTGGCGAGGCCCCGCCATGCGTGGCGATGAATTTCGCCTCGGTCAGCGATGCGTCGCGCCCGTGCAACACGATGTCGACGCGCCATTTCTTCTGGGGATCTTTGCCGTAGTCGGGCGGCAGCAGAACGGCGTAGGGTTGAATGGATTCGTCAACGTTCTCCGCGAGGTACGCACGCAGCACCCACTTGCCCGGCGCGTCGCGCCAGACAGCTTTACCGTCTTCGGCCTGCTTCGCGCGGGCAAGCCCCTGGTCGAGTGTTGTGAGCGCCCACTTCCCGCTGTTCGCGTGATACCACTCCTCGAACCGGACGATGTTCTCCGCCGCCTTCAGATAGATCTCGACTTCGATCAGTACGTGGAGCGGAATCTTCTTCTCTTTGAGAGCTACAATTGCCTTGCGGAGCTGCTCCGTTTTCTCAGTGATTTGCTTGAGTGCGACCTCGTCGGGCTTGGTCGCTTTCGGCGGATCAAAGTTCGGCTGCGCCACCTTCTTGTCACCCTTTTTCTCTTGGGCCGCGACCGTGTCGGGTTGCGACATCTCGACCGTGACAGCGATACTGGCGAACAAACCGATGGCGAGAACCAGACGCATGGGACGGCCTCCGAGCGGGACCAGCACACTACCAGTTCCCGGGCACAAGTTCCAGCACACCGAGCGAGAAGAAGCCGCCCGGTGCGTCGTCGTTCCGGCGTCGGTTTTCCGTTTGGAACTTGGATCTCCGCAACCTGAAACTTGCTAGAATCGAAGTGCGAGACGGTCCGTTCGGGGCGCGCGGCAGGGGCCGCGACGGGAACCCGGCGGGCGCGCGCGGAGGTCAACCATGATTTCGGTCAAAGTGGTGGTATTGTGCTTCGTGGTTCTTGGCGTGGTGGCCGGTTCCGCGCGTGCGGCCAACCCGGTCGTCGTCGTCGAAACAAGCGCGGGGAGCTTCAAGATCGAACTGTTCGAGGACAAGGCCCCGGTCACGGTGAAGAACTTCCTCCAGTACGTCGAGGACAAACACTACGACGGCACCATCTTCCACCGGGTCATCAACGACTTCATGATCCAGGGCGGCGGGTTCGAGGCGGGGATGAAGGAGAAGAAGACCCGCGACCCGATCAAGAACGAGTCGAACAACGGGCTGTCGAACCTCAAGGGCACGATCGCGATGGCCCGCACCCGTGAACCGAACAGCGCCAGCGCCCAGTGGTACATCAACGTCAAAGACAACACGTTCCTCGACAAGGCCAAGGCCCAGGACGGCGTCGGGTACTGCGTGTTCGGCCGCGTGATCGAGGGGCAGGACGTGATCGACAAGATCAAGACCGTGGAAACCGACACCGTGAAGGGCCACGAGAACGTGCCCTCCAAGGACATTGTCATCAAGTCCGCGAAGGTTGTGAAAGAAGAAAAGAAATAAGCCTGAGAAGGTAAAGGAACCAAGGCAAAAGTAAAAAGAGAAAAGGCAAAAATGGGGTCAAGCGTTTGCTCCGCTTTTACCTTTTCTCTTTTTACTTTTGTTTTGGTTATTCAGCGGCTTCTAGTTCCGCGGTCATCGATCCTTTGCAGCGCGGGATGCGCGGATCGATACCGTAAGCGTGGATCTGGTCGCGTTTCAGTTCGGCGCGCTCCAGGCTAGTGGTGCAGACAATCGCGCGGCCCTTCGTGTCCACGATCTTCGCGAGCTGGTACCCCTTCTCGATCGGGTGGCCGAACAGCGCCTTCAGCATCTCGATCACGTACTCGTAGCTGTGGTCGTCATCGTTGAGCAGTACGACGTGGTACGGAGGTTGTCGCTTCGTGCGCTGATCGGTTTCGACTTCAGTGTCGGGGAGAGTAGCCGGTCCGGGCATATCTCGGTCTCCGGAGCCTGTGGAGTCTGCTCCTTATTGTGACCGATCCCGGCGCGGGGTCAACCCGTTACGAGTTCTAAAGGGTCCGAGTTCAAGGGCGCCGCCCCCTTCTCGGAGAGTTACACCCGCACCTTCTGAATCCCGGCAGCGGCGATACGACTTGTGTTGGTGCTTGGGCCGGTGTTCGGTTCGAGGCGCCCGAACGTGACCACGGCGATGTCGTCGTTTTGGGCGCGGCCATTAGCGTGTTTGCGCACCGCGTTGACGAGGCGCTCGCCCAGGTACTTGGGGCGCTGCGCGGCGGCACTGAGGGCCGAGTCGTCCGGGACGAGGCACCGGTCCGCGGCCTCGGGGCCGAACATCGCTCCGGCCGGGTTCATGGCGTCGGTCACGCCGTCGGTGTAAACGGCCAGTGAGTCCCCCACGTCCAACTGGACCGTGACCTGTCCGAACGGGTACCCGGGTTGGGCGCCGATGGGCGTGCCGGTGTCATCGAGAGAGATCGCGTCGACCAGTTGGTCGGTGGCTGCACGGTACAGTTTGGGACTCATGTGCCCAGCGTTCACGATGGTGAGCGTGTGCTCGACCGGGTCGAGCACGATGACCGCGAGCGTCACGAACCGGTCGCCCATCGAGTTACTCATCTGGTCGTTGAGCAACCCGACGGCTTGAGCGAGATCGGGGACCGTGAGCAGGCAGAACCGCACTTCGGAACTGAGCTTGGCCACGAGCAGCGCCGCTGAAACGCCTTTCCCGGCCACGTCGCCGAGCACAATAGCGATGCGCCCGTCGCGGAGCGGCACGAAATCGTAGTAGTCGCCACCGACCGTCTGAGCCGGTGAGTAGTGCGAGTAGAATTCGTATCCCGCCACATCGGGGAGCGTTTGGGGCAGGAACCCGAGTTGCACCTTGCGGGCGAGTTCGATCTCCTTCGCTTCCTTCTCGCGCTCGAGCATCTGGGCGAGCATCCGGGCCTTCTCGATCGAGATGCTCGCGAGATTGGCGACGATGGTGAGCAGGTTCAGGTCGTCGAGGCTGAACTTCTTGGTGCGGTCCTGAGTGTCCAGTTGAAGCGCCCCGATGGGGCGCCCGTCGGCGGTAGCCAGCGGCACGCACATCACTGAGCGGATCTTGAACTCGGCGATGCTCGCGGCCGGCCCGAGGGCCGCGTCGCTGCCCGCGTCCTCACTCAGATACGACTGCATCGAGTCGAGCGTCTTCTTCACGATCGTCTTGCTGAACCGCGTGTCTTCCATACCGGCCCGGCGGCTCTTGACCGCTTTGGGCAGCGCCCGGCCGTTTTCTTCGAGCATCAGAACGAAGCACCGGTCGGCCTGCTTGAAGACACCGAACAGCGTGTCCGCGATCTGCGACAGCAGCGCATCGAGTTCGTGCGTGCGGGAAAGGTTCGTGCTGATTTCCAGGAGCGCCCGGAGGCGCTCCGACGGGGCCACTTCCAGAAAGCTCTGGGCCGCGCCCTTGGTGGCCGAACCCTCGATCGTGGTCTGCCCGGTCTCCTCGTCTTCGTCAACTGCCCGGCCCTTGGACAACCAGTCCGGGAGCGGTTGCGGACGAACCGCTCGCTCGTCGTGGAACCGGAACAGGAAGTCACAAATCTTGATCCGATCGTCCGGCTTGAGCGCCTGGCGCGTCGTAACCTCTTTGCTGTTTACGAACGTGCGATTGCGGCTCTTGAGATCCTCAATGTAGAACTGGCCGTTGACCCGCAGAACCTGGGCGTGTTTGCGACTCACTGCGTGGTGCGGGATAACAATTTGACACTCTTTCTCGTCCCGCCCGATCACGAGCGCGTCCCCGCTCAAGGGGATGTTCTTGTTCGGCGCGGCCCCTTCGGGTGACTTCAACAAGATGAGTGACGGCATGGACGGCGCCCGCAATTTAGAAGAACGGCACGACGGTCTGAACGACGCAGGCAAATCACCCCGAATGGTACCGCTCCGGCCCAATTTCCGCAAGCAGCCAAACCAAGCGTTCGCGCGCAGTTTCAGTTCAAGATAGAATACGCTCAACGGGTCCGGCGTCGGACAGGAAACGTGTATTTTGCGGGGTAAATGTCATGGCCGGGAAGAAACCTCAGCGGCGGAAGAAATCCGCTCCCAAAGTCGCCGGGGTGGTCGGCGTGGGTCTGGACGGTGAAGACGGGCACACACGGGTCACTCGCACCGAGGAAATGGTCATGGTCGGCGGCTCCGCGGAAACGCACGAGCGGATGCAGGAAACCGCGATCCGGTTCGGTGAGAACCTGGAAAAGCGGGGTAAAACGATCCACGAAGCGTCCGTCCGCGAGGTCGTCGACCTGCTCCGCGCCGCGATCGAAAAAACGGGCTGATGCAAATTTAAGGCGCCGCGGATGAACACAGATAACACGGATTAAACCAGAACCAAGAGAACATTAACGGGAGTCAGAACGAACCTTGAACCAGCTCTGAATCGGG
This region of Gemmata massiliana genomic DNA includes:
- a CDS encoding SpoIIE family protein phosphatase, whose translation is MPSLILLKSPEGAAPNKNIPLSGDALVIGRDEKECQIVIPHHAVSRKHAQVLRVNGQFYIEDLKSRNRTFVNSKEVTTRQALKPDDRIKICDFLFRFHDERAVRPQPLPDWLSKGRAVDEDEETGQTTIEGSATKGAAQSFLEVAPSERLRALLEISTNLSRTHELDALLSQIADTLFGVFKQADRCFVLMLEENGRALPKAVKSRRAGMEDTRFSKTIVKKTLDSMQSYLSEDAGSDAALGPAASIAEFKIRSVMCVPLATADGRPIGALQLDTQDRTKKFSLDDLNLLTIVANLASISIEKARMLAQMLEREKEAKEIELARKVQLGFLPQTLPDVAGYEFYSHYSPAQTVGGDYYDFVPLRDGRIAIVLGDVAGKGVSAALLVAKLSSEVRFCLLTVPDLAQAVGLLNDQMSNSMGDRFVTLAVIVLDPVEHTLTIVNAGHMSPKLYRAATDQLVDAISLDDTGTPIGAQPGYPFGQVTVQLDVGDSLAVYTDGVTDAMNPAGAMFGPEAADRCLVPDDSALSAAAQRPKYLGERLVNAVRKHANGRAQNDDIAVVTFGRLEPNTGPSTNTSRIAAAGIQKVRV
- a CDS encoding peptidylprolyl isomerase, with the translated sequence MISVKVVVLCFVVLGVVAGSARAANPVVVVETSAGSFKIELFEDKAPVTVKNFLQYVEDKHYDGTIFHRVINDFMIQGGGFEAGMKEKKTRDPIKNESNNGLSNLKGTIAMARTREPNSASAQWYINVKDNTFLDKAKAQDGVGYCVFGRVIEGQDVIDKIKTVETDTVKGHENVPSKDIVIKSAKVVKEEKK
- a CDS encoding alpha/beta hydrolase-fold protein — its product is MRLVLAIGLFASIAVTVEMSQPDTVAAQEKKGDKKVAQPNFDPPKATKPDEVALKQITEKTEQLRKAIVALKEKKIPLHVLIEVEIYLKAAENIVRFEEWYHANSGKWALTTLDQGLARAKQAEDGKAVWRDAPGKWVLRAYLAENVDESIQPYAVLLPPDYGKDPQKKWRVDIVLHGRDASLTEAKFIATHGGASPKDLDRVIVEVYGRGNNAYRWAGESDVMSAVRAFFRFEEKLGNSPLDPSRVVLRGFSMGGAGAWHMGLHHPFMFAAIGPGAGFTTTRGYIANLPKQLPDYQEKCLHIYDAVDYAENAFNVPIVAYSGEKDPQKKAADNIESALKAFKEPLKFTHLVAPGLEHQMPKEWQDKAEAEFKKYLSTDRKSPDRVRFVTYTTRYHDFGHGDIEALDRHYERAVIDSRWTKDGLRIETTNVAAIRLLREEYPFPAEIAIDGQKVPTKGVQPKAVSLFLTKTGGQWSITDRDKWQDDLRKRKELQGPIDDAFLSRFVVVKPGATGFAPGMDKHATASVNQFVSIWDRYFRGALPVCDAEGVGGRAPDNLVLFGDPQSNPLIAKVLPKLPITWTEEKLGVNGVEYDPKTHVPVLIYPNPQEPTRYVVINSGHTFKEADLKGTNALLYPRLGDWAVIKPAPTEKDPAAYEVVAAGLFDENWQFPKK
- a CDS encoding ATP-dependent Clp protease adaptor ClpS, which encodes MPGPATLPDTEVETDQRTKRQPPYHVVLLNDDDHSYEYVIEMLKALFGHPIEKGYQLAKIVDTKGRAIVCTTSLERAELKRDQIHAYGIDPRIPRCKGSMTAELEAAE